Proteins from a single region of Anaerotignum faecicola:
- a CDS encoding copper amine oxidase N-terminal domain-containing protein — protein MKKFFLAAACVLTLTHCGCFSVLAKDNDGIETLEYGGINIVADGRKTAAAEEPFIFNGVLYLPLEDIAKAVGKEVRWDKETATVYIGETPVQEEIGEIKKSENGNVIYDSGDIKVTYTGVSIDDFDDLSIDLLIENNSDKNYLVDVIDFSVNGYMASQYGSCEVVGGKKALSAITLDRSETAKFGISSPADLKEAEFVIEYYETDDYLYGEPVKSEIIKLNF, from the coding sequence ATGAAAAAATTTTTTTTAGCGGCTGCCTGCGTACTTACTTTAACCCATTGCGGCTGTTTTTCGGTTTTGGCAAAAGATAATGATGGCATTGAAACGCTTGAATACGGCGGGATTAATATTGTTGCCGACGGCAGAAAGACAGCCGCGGCGGAAGAGCCGTTTATATTCAACGGCGTTTTATACCTTCCTCTGGAAGATATTGCCAAAGCGGTGGGGAAAGAGGTCCGATGGGATAAAGAAACGGCGACCGTATATATCGGGGAGACGCCTGTGCAGGAAGAAATCGGCGAAATTAAAAAGTCCGAAAACGGAAATGTAATTTACGATTCCGGTGACATTAAAGTTACATATACGGGGGTAAGCATAGATGATTTTGACGATTTAAGCATAGATCTGCTTATCGAAAATAATTCCGATAAAAATTATTTGGTTGACGTTATTGATTTTTCCGTTAACGGTTATATGGCGTCGCAATATGGATCCTGTGAAGTAGTTGGAGGCAAAAAGGCCTTAAGCGCAATTACGTTGGACAGAAGCGAGACGGCAAAGTTTGGGATTAGCAGTCCGGCTGATTTAAAAGAAGCGGAATTTGTGATTGAATATTATGAAACAGATGATTATTTGTACGGTGAGCCCGTTAAGTCGGAAATAATAAAGCTTAATTTCTGA